The nucleotide sequence CCAAAATGATCAATGCTATGGGTCTGGAAAGGGAAGATGTCTTTATTGCAAATATTGTAAAATGCAGACCTCCACAGAACAGAAATCCTTTTAAAGATGAAATATCCACCTGTATAGGCTATTTATATAAACAGATTGAAATAATTAAGCCCGAAGTGGTTATCTCTTTGGGCGGTGTTGCGGCACAGGCACTACTGAATACCGAAAAAGGTATTTCCCGTTTAAGGGGTAAGTTTACAGAATTAAATGGTATTAAATTAATGCCTACATTTCACCCCGCTTATTTATTAAGAAATCCGAAGATGAAAAGACCTGCCTGGGAGGATTTGCAGGAGGTTATGAAAATTCTGAATCTTAAACAATAAGTTTTTTTCATTGGTTTTTATTCATGGTAATATTGAGTAAGTGTCTAATCGATAGTTTGTTCAGAGGGAAAGTGTGAAAAGATATTTCTTTCAGTTTTTTCTGCTTACAGGTGTAACATTTTTTTTTACAATTTCATGCGCTCCGCCAAAACTTGATCCGCTGTCCA is from Flexistipes sp. and encodes:
- a CDS encoding uracil-DNA glycosylase, translating into MDILKDVYGVEFLLSDEKEGHSRVSENSSETGYAAEDMNREMQVLFDKVSVCVECPLHKTRSNVVFGEGNTDARLMFIGEGPGAEEDRQGRPFVGRAGQLLTKMINAMGLEREDVFIANIVKCRPPQNRNPFKDEISTCIGYLYKQIEIIKPEVVISLGGVAAQALLNTEKGISRLRGKFTELNGIKLMPTFHPAYLLRNPKMKRPAWEDLQEVMKILNLKQ